The proteins below are encoded in one region of Microbispora sp. NBC_01189:
- a CDS encoding MFS transporter, with amino-acid sequence MLTHPSTRTVSDGIRGKSLIALSVVVAFWALIMVDEMVISISLAGIGQALQMSQAELSWVVNAYLLPYGGLLLLGGRAGDILGKRRVFVAGVAFYTAGCLARALAPDAWLVIAARGAQGVGAALATPCVLALIVSMFEEGPLRRRAISAYTVAGGAGAAVGLMLVGLLGTISSWRVVLLPSAVFGLVLLVLGPMVIAETPRRPGRFDLAGALSATLGIVAIVYGLTTSQGGDWLNGWVIGSVVAGLVLLALFVLISRRARQPLLDLRLFTDRSRVGAYLVLMITPGAQIGLFFYLSQYFQIVLGYSTLTTAFAFLAVSVGMTGAASLAVRLEPRIGGRMVALIGAVLLLISNAWLLRMDIGDGYWTGVLPSLVLVGAGVAMAIIPAFSRATSGVESEDAGAASSVVSMVQNVGSSLALAVIVVIATAASTRATEHPPAGLSKEALDGYVFSQGMQATFLTGAGFAVAALLAALIIGRSRTS; translated from the coding sequence ATGCTCACTCATCCGTCAACCCGGACCGTCTCCGACGGAATCAGGGGCAAGAGCCTGATCGCCCTGTCCGTCGTGGTGGCCTTCTGGGCGCTCATCATGGTCGACGAGATGGTGATCAGCATCTCGCTGGCCGGGATCGGTCAGGCGCTCCAGATGTCCCAGGCCGAGCTCTCCTGGGTCGTCAACGCCTACCTTCTCCCGTACGGCGGCCTGCTGCTGCTCGGCGGCAGAGCCGGTGACATCCTCGGCAAGCGCCGGGTGTTCGTCGCGGGCGTCGCCTTCTACACCGCGGGCTGCCTGGCCCGCGCGCTCGCTCCGGACGCCTGGCTGGTCATCGCGGCCCGGGGAGCCCAGGGCGTCGGCGCGGCGCTCGCCACGCCGTGCGTGCTGGCTCTGATCGTCAGCATGTTCGAGGAGGGCCCGCTGCGCCGCCGGGCGATCAGCGCGTACACGGTCGCGGGCGGCGCGGGCGCGGCCGTCGGGCTGATGCTGGTGGGGCTGCTCGGCACGATCAGTTCCTGGCGCGTGGTGCTGCTGCCCAGCGCGGTCTTCGGCCTCGTCCTGCTGGTGCTGGGCCCGATGGTGATCGCCGAGACACCGCGCCGTCCCGGGCGGTTCGACCTCGCGGGCGCGCTGAGCGCCACCCTGGGCATCGTCGCGATCGTCTACGGGCTCACCACCTCGCAGGGCGGCGACTGGCTCAACGGCTGGGTGATCGGCTCCGTCGTCGCCGGCCTGGTGCTCCTCGCGCTGTTCGTGCTGATCAGCAGGCGGGCCAGGCAGCCGCTGCTCGACCTGAGGCTGTTCACCGACCGGAGCCGCGTCGGGGCCTACCTGGTGCTGATGATCACGCCGGGCGCGCAGATCGGCCTGTTCTTCTACCTCAGCCAGTATTTCCAGATCGTCCTCGGCTACAGCACCCTGACCACCGCGTTCGCCTTCCTGGCCGTCTCCGTCGGCATGACCGGCGCGGCGAGCCTCGCCGTCCGCCTCGAACCCAGGATCGGCGGGCGGATGGTCGCGCTGATCGGCGCGGTGCTGCTGCTGATCTCCAACGCCTGGCTGCTGCGGATGGACATCGGCGACGGCTACTGGACCGGTGTGCTGCCCTCGCTGGTGCTCGTGGGGGCCGGCGTCGCCATGGCGATCATCCCCGCGTTCAGCCGCGCCACCTCGGGCGTCGAGAGCGAGGACGCCGGTGCGGCCTCCAGCGTGGTGAGCATGGTGCAGAACGTCGGGTCGTCCCTCGCTCTCGCCGTGATCGTGGTCATCGCCACCGCGGCGAGCACCCGCGCGACCGAGCACCCGCCGGCCGGCCTCTCCAAGGAGGCCCTCGACGGGTACGTGTTCAGCCAGGGCATGCAGGCGACCTTCCTGACAGGCGCGGGCTTCGCCGTGGCGGCGCTGCTCGCCGCCCTGATCATCGGCAGGTCCCGGACCTCCTGA
- a CDS encoding CGNR zinc finger domain-containing protein, which yields MSYRQPLEETRLLESFANTIDVERGADLLESVEGMRAWLTAQGLPANVTPHDLARARTLRQGLRARLLADGEPPDRRSTAAANAVLDGLALRSDDPLAAIARAWLATTAGGEWPRLKRCPDRRCGWVFWDGSRDGTRTRCSRPPMLIEHAYRTTVI from the coding sequence ATGAGCTACCGCCAGCCGCTTGAGGAGACCAGGCTCCTGGAGTCGTTCGCGAACACGATCGACGTCGAACGCGGCGCCGATCTCCTGGAGAGCGTGGAGGGCATGCGCGCCTGGCTGACCGCGCAGGGGCTGCCCGCCAACGTCACACCGCACGACCTGGCCCGCGCCCGCACCCTGCGGCAGGGCCTGCGGGCCCGGCTGCTCGCCGACGGCGAGCCGCCGGACCGCCGGTCGACGGCCGCGGCGAACGCCGTCCTGGACGGTCTCGCGCTCCGCTCCGACGACCCGCTCGCCGCCATCGCCCGCGCCTGGCTCGCCACCACCGCGGGCGGTGAGTGGCCGCGCCTGAAGCGCTGTCCCGACCGGCGGTGCGGCTGGGTCTTCTGGGACGGCTCCCGCGACGGCACCCGCACCCGCTGCTCCCGCCCGCCCATGCTTATCGAACACGCTTATAGGACTACAGTTATATAA
- a CDS encoding ATP-binding protein has translation MDKPAEMFDRDYEWSALRRFITDEQPGATLGVVSGRRRQGKTFLLDAACRAAGGFYFAATEAANAESLRRLSAALTAHVRPAVPYHFAGWSEALDALLDLGAERPTPVVIDEFPYLARANPELPSLLQEAFRPMRDQRTRSRTRLLLCGSALSFMGRLLSGNAPLRGRAGLEMLVRPLDHRLAAEFWEISDPALALKVNAVVGGTPAYRREFARGDTPSGPEDFDDWVIRTVLNPETPLFREARYLLAEEPDLRDSALYLSVLAAVADGNATRGGVAGYLERKATDIAHPINVLEDAGLLHRDADAFRDNRATYRISEPLIRFYHAIMRPVWDQLERPGSAGRVWQASRRRFVSNVLGPHFEQTCRDWALHHADPDLFGGLPARVGHGVVYDPKARTGHEVDVAVVGIADGGKPPLLAFGEAKWNDTLGIAHIERLQHIRDLIAASGRYDTTRTRLVCFSGSGFNEKAVAQASASPDVHLIDLPALYGRS, from the coding sequence GTGGACAAGCCGGCCGAGATGTTCGACCGTGACTACGAGTGGTCGGCGCTGCGGCGGTTCATCACCGATGAACAGCCCGGCGCCACACTCGGCGTGGTCTCCGGTCGGCGCCGCCAGGGCAAGACCTTCCTGCTGGACGCCGCCTGCCGTGCCGCGGGCGGCTTCTACTTCGCCGCGACCGAGGCGGCGAACGCCGAGTCCCTGCGCCGGTTGAGCGCCGCGCTCACCGCCCATGTCCGGCCCGCCGTCCCCTATCACTTCGCCGGCTGGTCGGAGGCCCTGGACGCGCTGCTCGACCTCGGCGCCGAGCGGCCGACCCCGGTCGTCATCGACGAGTTCCCCTACCTCGCGCGGGCCAACCCGGAGCTGCCGTCCCTTCTCCAGGAGGCGTTCCGGCCCATGCGGGACCAGCGAACCCGGTCACGCACCCGGTTGCTGCTGTGCGGCTCGGCCCTCTCCTTCATGGGCCGGCTGCTGTCCGGCAACGCCCCGCTGCGCGGGCGTGCGGGGCTGGAGATGCTGGTCCGCCCCCTGGACCACCGTCTGGCCGCCGAGTTCTGGGAGATCTCCGATCCCGCGCTGGCCCTGAAGGTCAACGCGGTCGTCGGCGGCACCCCCGCCTATCGTCGTGAGTTCGCGCGGGGTGACACGCCGTCGGGACCGGAGGACTTCGACGACTGGGTGATCCGTACGGTGCTCAACCCCGAGACGCCTCTCTTCCGCGAGGCCCGCTATCTCCTCGCCGAGGAGCCTGACCTGCGCGACAGCGCCCTGTACCTGTCCGTCCTGGCGGCCGTCGCCGACGGCAACGCGACGCGCGGGGGAGTGGCCGGCTATCTGGAGCGCAAGGCGACGGACATCGCGCATCCGATCAATGTCCTGGAGGACGCCGGCCTGCTGCACCGCGACGCGGACGCCTTCCGGGACAACCGCGCCACCTACCGCATCTCCGAGCCGTTGATCCGCTTCTACCACGCCATCATGCGCCCGGTCTGGGACCAGCTGGAGCGGCCCGGCAGCGCCGGACGGGTGTGGCAGGCCAGCCGGCGCCGCTTCGTCAGCAACGTCCTGGGCCCCCACTTCGAGCAGACCTGCCGCGACTGGGCGCTGCACCACGCCGATCCCGACCTGTTCGGCGGCCTGCCCGCCCGCGTCGGTCACGGGGTGGTCTACGACCCGAAGGCCAGGACCGGCCACGAGGTCGACGTGGCCGTGGTCGGCATCGCCGACGGCGGCAAACCGCCGCTCCTGGCCTTCGGCGAAGCCAAATGGAACGACACGCTGGGAATCGCCCACATCGAACGACTCCAGCACATCCGCGACCTGATCGCCGCGTCCGGCCGTTACGACACGACGCGTACCCGTCTCGTCTGCTTCAGCGGCAGCGGATTCAACGAAAAGGCGGTGGCCCAGGCGAGCGCCTCACCTGATGTGCACCTGATCGACCTGCCGGCCCTGTACGGCCGGAGCTGA
- a CDS encoding discoidin domain-containing protein, whose amino-acid sequence MKHTLSLRRGLPLVLAVALALLASVVAGPAHAAPVLLSQGKTATASSTENGGTPASAAVDGDTGTRWSSAFGDPQWLQVDLGGAATLSQVTLNWEAAYATSFKIQVSADATTWTDLYSTTTGTGGTQTLNVTGSGRYVRVYGTARATGYGYSLWEFQVYGTAGTSSGCTGPNSALNRPATASSTENAGTPASAAVDGDPGTRWSSAAADPQWLQVDLGSAKTICKVVLTWEAAYATAFKVQVSDNASTWTDAYSTTTGTGGTQTLDVTGSGRYVRLYGTARATGWGYSLWEFAVHTSGGGTTDPPPSGTPISAYKQVTASSWEGGNAPAAALDGRTTTRWSSQYSDDQWLRVDLGGAGHVTGVTLNWESAYATGYRIEVSANGTSWTPIYTTTGGRGGVENLNVTGDGRYVRFVGTARATGYGYSLWEFQVFGTVDTAATTAPLLSPPTRAPATTGQFALSAPADKAMITDTRRPALSWAAVSGAVRYEVWLNVSRTDYDFTASGNLIDLYTKVAEPTGTSYTPTWDIPDRWTYKWFVVAVSGSGARTTSNIRTFSLYLPDIEQVADGVPIVNGARDLNKNGTIEPYENWRLPVETRVNDLLGRMTPEEKAYQMFYNAQTYPLSGWHFGPALPNDLHAVLLSASGTRLGIPPVSAGDTIAGYQTTYPLQSALAAGKDYTLDYKLGDTQRREELEVGARGVLGPLAEVGTKVLYPRIQEGNGENADVAAAQVRALVAGLQGGPELNPASVLATVKHWPGEGAGGEAGITYDAVTIKYHMIPFRAAMEAGAVNIMPGYAGSSYLDPGGSGAGDSKPILDYLRNTLGYTGLITTDWLPSSVWVKAANAGSDVMGGADPGATGFTMATFLANVPIARINDAVTRILRLKFTLGVFEHPYGDPVNGPYRFHQPSYVALANQAARESITLLKNNGVLPLKLKAGDNVVVAGPRATDGSACCIWTSFFHQEYGSQTLLDAVKARAATAGVNVYQDTGPSPKLAIVAVGEPTYTHATAWVKEQPQLPADQLAVIQNFKNQGIPVVVVLTLPRPIVISEWNGLADAIVVTYRGGEEVGPATAGLLFGDYTPRGRLPWQLPRGLDQILKPGGGDVLADAVEDWNLPYDLGATAAQRSEIRARIDAGQTVPTTYGNPLYPYGAGLQGWS is encoded by the coding sequence ATGAAGCACACCCTTTCGCTCCGGCGCGGGCTCCCTCTCGTCCTGGCGGTGGCGCTGGCGCTGCTCGCGAGCGTCGTCGCCGGGCCCGCGCACGCCGCGCCCGTCCTGCTGTCGCAGGGCAAGACCGCGACGGCCTCATCCACCGAGAACGGCGGCACTCCCGCCTCGGCGGCGGTGGACGGCGACACCGGCACCCGGTGGTCCAGCGCGTTCGGCGACCCCCAGTGGCTCCAGGTCGACCTCGGCGGGGCGGCGACGCTGAGCCAGGTCACCCTCAACTGGGAGGCCGCCTACGCCACCTCGTTCAAGATCCAGGTGTCGGCCGACGCCACCACCTGGACCGACCTCTACTCCACCACCACCGGCACCGGCGGCACGCAGACCCTCAACGTCACCGGCTCGGGCCGCTACGTCCGCGTGTACGGCACCGCCCGCGCCACCGGCTACGGCTACTCCCTGTGGGAGTTCCAGGTCTACGGCACCGCCGGCACGTCCTCGGGCTGCACCGGCCCCAACAGCGCGCTGAACCGGCCCGCGACCGCTTCGTCCACCGAGAACGCCGGGACGCCCGCGTCCGCGGCGGTGGACGGCGACCCCGGCACCCGCTGGTCGAGCGCCGCCGCCGACCCGCAGTGGCTCCAGGTGGACCTCGGCTCGGCCAAGACGATCTGCAAGGTCGTCCTGACGTGGGAGGCGGCCTACGCCACGGCCTTCAAGGTCCAGGTGTCCGACAACGCCTCCACCTGGACCGACGCCTACTCCACGACCACCGGCACCGGCGGCACGCAGACCCTCGACGTCACCGGCTCGGGCCGGTACGTCCGCCTCTACGGCACCGCCCGCGCCACCGGCTGGGGCTACTCGCTGTGGGAGTTCGCCGTCCACACCAGCGGCGGCGGCACCACCGACCCGCCGCCGAGCGGGACGCCGATCTCGGCGTACAAGCAGGTGACGGCCTCGTCCTGGGAGGGCGGCAACGCCCCGGCGGCGGCGCTCGACGGGCGGACGACGACCCGCTGGTCGAGCCAGTACTCCGACGACCAGTGGCTGCGGGTTGACCTCGGCGGCGCCGGGCACGTCACCGGTGTCACGCTCAACTGGGAGTCCGCGTACGCCACGGGTTACCGGATCGAGGTGTCCGCCAACGGCACGTCGTGGACGCCGATCTACACCACGACCGGCGGCAGGGGCGGCGTCGAGAACCTGAACGTCACCGGCGACGGCCGCTACGTCCGCTTCGTCGGCACGGCCCGCGCGACGGGCTACGGCTACTCGCTGTGGGAGTTCCAGGTCTTCGGCACCGTGGACACGGCGGCCACGACCGCTCCCCTGCTGTCCCCGCCGACCAGGGCCCCGGCGACCACCGGCCAGTTCGCGCTGTCCGCCCCCGCCGACAAGGCCATGATCACCGACACCCGGCGGCCCGCGCTCTCCTGGGCGGCCGTCTCCGGCGCGGTGCGCTACGAGGTCTGGCTGAACGTCAGCCGCACCGACTACGACTTCACCGCCTCGGGCAACCTGATCGACCTCTACACCAAGGTCGCCGAGCCGACCGGCACGAGCTACACGCCCACCTGGGACATCCCCGACCGGTGGACGTACAAGTGGTTCGTCGTCGCGGTGAGCGGGTCGGGCGCCAGGACGACGTCGAACATCCGCACGTTCAGCCTCTACCTGCCCGACATCGAGCAGGTCGCCGACGGCGTCCCGATCGTCAACGGCGCCCGCGACCTCAACAAGAACGGCACGATCGAGCCGTACGAGAACTGGCGACTGCCCGTCGAAACCAGAGTCAACGACCTTCTCGGCAGGATGACCCCCGAGGAGAAGGCGTACCAGATGTTCTACAACGCCCAGACCTACCCGCTCTCGGGCTGGCACTTCGGCCCGGCGTTGCCGAACGACCTGCACGCCGTCCTGCTGAGCGCGTCAGGAACCCGGCTTGGCATCCCGCCCGTCTCGGCGGGCGACACCATCGCCGGATACCAGACCACCTATCCCCTGCAGAGCGCGCTCGCGGCGGGCAAGGACTACACGCTCGACTACAAGCTCGGCGACACGCAGCGCCGCGAGGAGCTCGAGGTCGGGGCGCGCGGCGTGCTCGGCCCGCTCGCCGAGGTCGGCACCAAGGTCCTCTACCCCCGCATCCAGGAGGGCAACGGCGAGAACGCCGACGTCGCGGCCGCCCAGGTCCGCGCGCTGGTGGCCGGGCTCCAGGGCGGCCCCGAGCTCAACCCCGCCTCCGTGCTGGCGACCGTCAAGCACTGGCCGGGCGAGGGCGCGGGCGGCGAGGCCGGGATCACCTACGACGCGGTGACGATCAAGTACCACATGATCCCGTTCAGGGCCGCGATGGAGGCCGGCGCGGTGAACATCATGCCGGGGTACGCCGGAAGCTCCTACCTCGACCCGGGCGGCTCGGGCGCGGGCGACAGCAAACCGATCCTCGACTACCTGCGGAACACCCTCGGCTACACCGGTCTCATCACCACCGACTGGTTGCCGTCCTCGGTCTGGGTCAAGGCCGCGAACGCCGGCTCCGACGTGATGGGCGGGGCCGACCCCGGAGCCACCGGGTTCACGATGGCGACCTTCCTCGCTAACGTCCCGATCGCGCGGATCAACGACGCGGTGACCCGGATCCTGCGCCTGAAGTTCACGCTCGGCGTGTTCGAGCACCCGTACGGCGACCCGGTGAACGGTCCCTACCGCTTCCACCAGCCGTCGTACGTCGCGCTCGCCAACCAGGCCGCCCGGGAGTCCATCACGCTGCTCAAGAACAACGGCGTGCTGCCGCTGAAGCTCAAGGCGGGCGACAACGTCGTGGTGGCCGGTCCGCGGGCCACCGACGGATCGGCCTGCTGCATCTGGACGAGCTTCTTCCACCAGGAGTACGGCTCGCAGACGTTGCTGGACGCGGTGAAGGCGCGGGCGGCCACCGCGGGCGTCAACGTCTACCAGGACACCGGGCCTTCGCCCAAGCTCGCGATCGTGGCGGTCGGCGAGCCGACCTACACGCACGCCACCGCCTGGGTGAAGGAGCAACCCCAGCTGCCCGCCGACCAGCTGGCCGTCATCCAGAACTTCAAGAACCAGGGCATTCCAGTGGTCGTCGTGCTGACCCTCCCCCGGCCCATCGTCATCAGCGAGTGGAACGGCCTGGCCGACGCCATCGTGGTGACGTACCGGGGCGGTGAGGAGGTCGGCCCGGCCACGGCCGGCCTCCTGTTCGGCGACTACACGCCGCGCGGACGCCTGCCGTGGCAGCTCCCACGCGGCCTCGACCAGATCCTCAAGCCGGGCGGCGGCGACGTGCTCGCCGACGCCGTCGAGGACTGGAACCTCCCCTACGACCTGGGCGCGACCGCCGCCCAGCGGTCGGAGATCCGGGCCCGCATCGACGCGGGCCAGACCGTCCCCACCACCTACGGCAACCCCCTCTATCCATACGGAGCCGGACTGCAGGGCTGGTCGTGA
- a CDS encoding discoidin domain-containing protein translates to MRKRSTIHRTRRALTAVLSALVLVVACVVAATAVSAPATAAPALLSQGKPATASSTENAGTPASAAVDGNTGTRWSSAFGDPQWLQVDLGGAATLSQVTLNWEAAYATSFKIQVSADSTTWTDLYSTTTGTGGVQNLNVTGSGRYVRVYGTARATAYGYSLWEFQVYGTTTGTACGTADAAQGRPATASSAENAATPASAAVDGNSATRWSSAFGDPQWLQVDLGSVKTICKVVLTWEAAYATAFKVQVSGNASTWTDVYSTTTGTGGTQTLNVTGSGRYVRVYGTARATAYGYSLWSFTVNTTDGSTDPTTPPPDAFWGDTANIPAARNVVMVKILNRTNGQYPDSQVYWSYNGQVHSIAEQPYFDMPANTAGRMYFYLGSPNSQYYDFIEFTVGPSVFNGNTTRVDAFGLKLAMRLHARDGYDVAVGEDYATFAESRAATFQRFIDEVPAEFKQLAQVQAPYRIPAPGSASIFQPGGAYANYFTGYAAQQGVTATTSQVTGCAGPLAEAPKMCAALNRHVAGLSDAQQSDAANYYKAAPANYYAKFWHDHAIGKLAYGFPYDDYAGRSSFISHGDPQWLLVAVGW, encoded by the coding sequence ATGCGAAAGCGTTCGACGATCCATCGCACGCGCCGCGCTCTGACGGCCGTGCTCAGCGCGCTGGTCCTGGTCGTGGCCTGCGTCGTCGCAGCGACGGCCGTGTCCGCGCCGGCCACGGCCGCGCCCGCGCTGCTGTCGCAGGGCAAACCCGCGACGGCCTCGTCCACCGAGAACGCCGGCACACCGGCGTCGGCCGCCGTCGACGGGAACACCGGCACCCGGTGGTCCAGCGCGTTCGGCGACCCGCAGTGGCTCCAGGTGGACCTCGGCGGGGCGGCGACGCTGAGCCAGGTCACCCTCAACTGGGAGGCCGCCTACGCCACCTCGTTCAAGATCCAGGTGTCGGCCGACTCCACCACCTGGACCGACCTCTACTCCACCACCACCGGCACCGGCGGCGTACAGAACCTCAATGTGACCGGCTCGGGCCGGTACGTCCGCGTGTACGGCACCGCCCGCGCCACCGCGTACGGCTACTCCCTGTGGGAGTTCCAGGTCTACGGCACGACGACCGGCACCGCCTGCGGCACGGCCGACGCCGCCCAGGGCAGGCCCGCGACCGCCTCCTCCGCCGAGAACGCCGCGACGCCCGCGTCGGCGGCCGTGGACGGCAACAGCGCGACCCGCTGGTCCAGCGCGTTCGGCGACCCGCAGTGGCTCCAGGTGGACCTCGGCTCCGTCAAGACGATCTGCAAGGTCGTCCTGACGTGGGAGGCGGCCTACGCCACGGCCTTCAAGGTCCAGGTGTCCGGCAACGCCTCCACCTGGACCGACGTCTACTCCACGACCACCGGCACCGGCGGCACGCAGACCCTCAACGTCACCGGCTCGGGCCGCTACGTCCGCGTGTACGGCACCGCCCGCGCCACCGCGTACGGCTACTCGCTGTGGAGCTTCACCGTGAACACCACGGACGGCTCGACCGACCCGACTACCCCGCCGCCCGACGCCTTCTGGGGCGACACCGCGAACATCCCGGCGGCCAGGAACGTCGTCATGGTCAAGATCCTCAACAGGACCAACGGCCAGTATCCCGACTCGCAGGTCTACTGGAGCTACAACGGCCAGGTCCACTCGATCGCCGAGCAGCCCTACTTCGACATGCCGGCCAACACGGCGGGCCGGATGTACTTCTACCTCGGCTCCCCCAACAGCCAGTACTACGACTTCATCGAGTTCACCGTCGGTCCTTCGGTGTTCAACGGCAACACGACCCGGGTCGACGCGTTCGGCCTGAAGCTCGCGATGCGCCTGCACGCCCGCGACGGCTATGACGTGGCGGTCGGCGAGGACTACGCCACCTTCGCCGAGTCCCGCGCGGCGACCTTCCAGCGGTTCATCGACGAGGTGCCTGCGGAGTTCAAGCAACTGGCCCAGGTGCAGGCGCCGTACCGCATCCCGGCCCCGGGCAGCGCGTCGATCTTCCAGCCCGGCGGGGCGTACGCGAACTACTTCACCGGCTACGCCGCCCAGCAGGGCGTGACGGCGACGACCTCGCAGGTCACCGGGTGCGCCGGACCGCTCGCCGAGGCCCCGAAGATGTGCGCCGCGCTGAACCGGCACGTCGCCGGGCTGTCCGACGCCCAGCAGTCGGACGCGGCGAACTACTACAAGGCCGCCCCGGCGAACTACTACGCGAAGTTCTGGCACGACCACGCCATCGGCAAGCTCGCCTACGGCTTCCCCTACGACGACTACGCGGGCCGGTCCTCGTTCATCTCGCACGGCGACCCGCAGTGGCTGCTGGTCGCGGTCGGCTGGTAG